In Candidatus Riesia pediculicola, the genomic stretch GTAAATAAACATATTTTCCATAATGTAAAAGACCGATCACTGTTGAATAATTTGACTCTTCTGCATATTTGATCGATCCTGCAACGTTTAATGGTTTCCCAATTCTAACTTGATTCGTCTTGAATACTGTTTTAGCACACTCAATAATTCCTTCTATCTTAGATCCTCCACCTGTTAAAACGATTCCAAATTTGATCATATCTCTTTTATCTGATTGAAATCGAAGTTGTTTTTGTAATCGTAAAATTTCTGAGTTTACAAAACCTAGAAGCTCCATGTATCTTGGTTCTATTACTTTGGATAACGAATAACGTTTTAGAACTTTTGTTGAAGACCTACCTGAAATATCAGGTATCTCGATCTGTTCTTCTTTATCAATAAGATTGCTACAAGCACATCCATATTTAATCTTAATGATTTCTGCATCATTCATTAATGTTCCAAAAACATATGCAATATCACTGGTTACTATATTTCCTGCGTAGGGTATGACTTTGGTATGTCGTAAAGAACCTCCAGAATAGATAGCAATATCCATCGTTCCTCCTCCGATATCGATCATACAAACTCCTAATTCTCTTTCTTCTTCTGTTAAAACTGAATAGCTAGATGCTAAACCAGAAAATATGACCTGATCTACTTTAATTCCACATCTTTCTACAGCTTTAATTAAATTTTTTGTCATATCTACGTGGCAGGTAATGATGTGAACTTTTGCTTGTATCCTTACTCCAGATAATCCTATAGGATTTCTAATACCTACTTGATGATCGATTGCATATTCTTGCGGAATGACATGAAGAATCTCATATTTATCTCTAATACGAACTGATTTTGCTGTATGAACTACATTATCTACATCTTCTTGTGTTACTTCTTCTTTAGAAAGAATTGGAACGATTCCAATTTCATTTTGACAATTTATATGTTTTCCGGAAATTGCTAAATATACAGAGGATACTTGACAATCGGCCATCATTTCCGCTTGTTCAATCACTTGACGAATACATTGCACGACCGATTCCAAATTATTTACATATCCTTTGTTCATCCCTTGAGATTGAACATTTCCAATTCCTATTACGTTAATGGTTCCATCTTGAAGTATTTCTCCGACTAAAGAGGATACTTTGTAAGTTCCGATCTCTAACCCAACTATTAGTTTTTTATCTGCTATTTTAGCCATATCGAATATTTTTTGGATTCAAATCACGTTTTGAACAGAATTTTATTTTTTTTAGAATTTATATGATTTTTTCATTCATCGTAATCTATATTTTGATCTTTTTTGATCTTTTCTCTGAAAGGTAAAAAATTGATTTTTGGGAGAATTTTTATATCATTCTTCTATTCTAATAGTTCTTATCTTATTTTCTATAGATCTTTGAATACGTTCAAAATACATCGAATCATACGATGAAAAATTCAATTCATGTGTTAGAGCGGATCTTTCGAAGATCTTATGTTCGTAATGAGTATGATTTTTCTTATAAAGAAATGTATCAAACAAAAAATCATCTATATCAATGAATTTTTCAGAATATACCAATTCTTATCTTCTGAAAGATTTTCTTTTAAAAAATTGGTATTTTGTGAAATCATCTTTTGATTGTGAAGATAAGATAAACTTAAAAAGTTATACATATACATTTTTCAATCAAAACGAACTACAAACGATAATTGAAAATATAGAATATAAAATTCTTAATAAAGAATTTTTCCTACTAATTTTGAGAAAGACATGCCTGATTGTTCAGCGGCAATCTTAACTAAACTCCGATCAGTCATTCCTGGAACAGTGTTAATTTCTAATAAATAGAAGTTTCCGTCATAGTTTTGCTTGAGATCTACTCTGGATAATCCAAAACAACCTATTGCTTTATAAGCAGCTAATGCAATTTTTTTGATTAGAATTTCTTTTGATTGACTTGAACCTCCTGGACAAATGTACTCTACGAACTTATCATATTTATTTCCATAAGAAAATATTTCATCTCCATATAGATCAATTTTAATCGAGGGTAATATGTAGTACGGATTTAAGATCGATACAGTATATTCTGGACCAATTATGTATTTTTCTATAATAATGTACTGATCATACTTAAAAGATTCTACCAGAATTCTTTCGGCTTCTTTCAAAGAGAACGCTTTTCTTACTCCTATACTGGATCCTTCTGAGTCAGGTTTAATTATTAAAGGAAATCCAATTTTTTTAAAAACAGAAGATATTGCAGATCTAGGTTGCATAAAAAAAGATTTTTTATTAATATAAAAAAAAGGAGCTGTTGGTAATTTTAAAGAAAACCATATTTTTTTGGTCAAAATTTTGTGTGTTCCTATAAAAGAAGAGTAAAAACCATTTCCTGTATAATTCATCTTGAATTTGTCTAATATTCTTTGAATTGTTCCATCTTCTCCATTTTTTCCATGCAATGCAATGAAAATTTTATCATACCGAACAGAAGCGATGCGATCGATACTAAATTGGTATTTGGTATCGATCAGATCCGATTGAATTCCGAGGTCTTTTAAAGAATTTGCTATGTTCTTTCCAGACTTTAAAGAAATCGTTCTTTCACTAGAATTTCCACCATATAGTATTGCAACTTTCAATTCTTTATATCTCATATTTACCTATTGGATGCGATATTTTTTTAATAGTATTGCATATCTTTATGCAATCATATTCAGAGGCGCTTTGAACTAAAATGATATCTTTATTTTGAATAACTTTTTTTAAAATATCGATCAATTGATCTTCTTTAAAAAAGAGAAAAGATGTATTTTTTTTTCTGTTTTTCATCTCTTGATGAAACGAAAAAACATTTAATTTAGATATTTCCCTTTCCCCTGAAGAACATATTTCAGTGATCAATAATAAATCTACTTTTTCTAGCACATTCAAAAAGTAATTATAAAATTTTTGAAATCTGGTATATCGATGAGGTTGAAAGATCATTATTATCCTATTTCTTTTCCATCCTACTCTTATCGTTTCAATAGTAAATCGAATAGCATTAGGATGATGACCATAATCACTGATTAATAAGAATTTACAAAAATTTCCATCTTGATTTTTAAGAATAAATTTTCCTAAAAAATCTAACCTATTAGAAACTCCTTTGAAGCATTTTATAGATTTTTGTATTCTATCTTCTTTAATTCCGAAAAGTTTTCCTAATATGATAGTTGAAGTTGCATTTAAAACATTATGTACCCCAGGAGTATTCATCTGAAATGAATAGATAGAATGAGATGGATCCAAAATGGAAAAGTGACATCGATTTTTTTTTTGTTCATAAGAAAGAATTCTAAAATGAGAATCTTTTCTAAATCCATATGTTATCATTTGACAATGTATATTTTTTATAATAGATCGAATAGCTGAATTTTCTATACATAGTATCACTTTGGAAAAGTGAGATAATTTTTGAATAAATTTCAAGAAAGTATGTTTTAACTTTTTAAAACTATTTTCATAGTTATTAATATGATCTACTTCTAAACCGGTAACTATCAGAACTGAAGGGTCAAATTGGAGAAAAATAGGATGGCTTTCGTCCATTTCTATGACTACTATTTCATTTCTTTCATTCCAATATGCACATTCTTTTAATGATTTTGAAAATCCTCCGATTATGTAATTTGGATGAAAGTTTTCGTTTTTTAACATTTCAGAAATCATAGAAGTTGTAGTTGTTTTTCCATGAGTTCCTGTTATAACTATACTGAATCTGTTCTTCACTATTTCAGATAATATTTCGATTCTATGAAAAACAGGAATGTTATATTTTTGTGCTTCAACGATTTCGACGTTATCCTGTGAAATTGCTGAAGAGATGACGATCAAATCTGATCCAATAACATTTTTAGGTCGATGAAAAAAATTAATCTTTGCTCCCATTGAAATTAATTGGTCTGTCATTTTATTCTTTAGAAGATCGGAACCATATATTTCATATCCAGATTCGATTAAGACTTTTGCTAAGCTTCCCATTCCGACACCTCCTATACCGATTAAATAAATTTTAACTTTAGAAGGATTGTTTCTTGATAATAGTTCTTTTAAATTCATTTTAATATTTTTGTTTAGTTCTAAACTGTAATGATTTTTATTTTTTTGAAGATATGATTAGATTTTTTACAATTTTTTCTTCTGAATTCCGTACAAATAAGATACTTTTAAATTTTTTTGATATCCTAGATATTTCATCACGATTCCATTTTTTTAATTGATTAATCAATTTTTCAGAAAAAAAATTCGATTGTTCAATAATTTTAATGAGTCCAGATTTAATTAAAGGTTCAATATTCCGGTATTGATGATTATCTCGGTGTTTGTAAGGAACAAAAATGGTCGGTAATCCTATTGAATCTATTTCACTAACTGTCATGGCTCCGGATCTTCCAATGAGAATATCTGCCCAACGATAAGCCGAAGCAATATCTTGTATAAACTCAATAGTTTTATAACAATTTTCTTGAACACGAAGTCTTTTATATCTTTCTAGGGTAGAACTCTTCTTTCCTAAACCAGTTTGATGAAGGATTAAAACTTTGTTACAGATTTTCGAGGCAACTTTCGGTATTTTTTTGTTAAAAATGTCAGATCCTTGACTACCTCCTATCACTAAAACTCGAACTTTTCCAATTCTTTCATAAATTCTATATTTTGCAAATGGAATCGATAATATTTCTTTCCGAATTGGATTTCCTACAGTTTGAGCTTGAGAAAAAGTTTTGGGATAGGCTTGCAAAATTTTAGAAGCAACTTTTGATAACAATCTATTTGTTAATCCTGCAACTTTATTTTGTTCATGCAAGACCATCGGAATTCTGCAAATCCAAGATGCTACTCCGCTTGGAGCAGATACATATCCTCCTAATCCAAAAACAACATTTGGTTTATGTTTTCGAATAATTTTGATTGATTGTATTATCGAGAAAACTAGCTCAAAAAATTTTTTAAAATATTGAAAAAAATTCCTTCTTTTTAATCTAGAAATTTTTATAGTTTCTAAAATAAATCCGTATTTTGGAACAATGTTTCGTTCCATTCCTGTTTTCGATCCGATCCATATCACGTCCCATTGTATCTTTCTGAAATGTTGAGCAATTATTATTCCTGGAAATATATGACCTCCTGTTCCTCCGGATATAATGATTATTTTTTGAATTTGATTCATATAATTACCTTCTAAATGCTTGAATTTTATTCATTTTAGTCTCAAAATCTATCCTTAATAATATTGCAATCTTAATACAAGTTATTAACTTACTAGAACCTCCGTAACTGATTATCGGCAACGTGGTTCCTTTTATCGGTAGAATTCCTATAGAAGATCCTATATTGATAATGGATTGTATGATTATTAATAAACTAATTGAGTAAGCTAAAAATCCAGAAAAATATTGAAAATCTTTCAAAGCGTTTCTTCCAATATTCATTCCCTGAAAAAATATAAAAAACAAAGATATCACTATCATTGCAATGCCTAAATATCCCAGTTCTTCTCCAATGATAGATATGATAAAATCCGTGTGAGGTTCTGGAAGGAAATTTATTTTTTGAATTGAGTTTCCGATGCCCTGTCCGAACATTTTTCCTCTTCCAAAAGATAACATAGAATGAACCAATTGATATCCATCTCCTAAATAATTAGACCAAGGATTCAAAAAAGATATTAATCTTTTTGCTCTATATGAACGAAAATATATTAAAGATAGAACTATCGTTGTAAAGATGGCACTGCTTGCTGATAGAAAAAGAAAGTTTTTTCCAATCAAAAATAGCATAAATAAAAGAGATGAATATAATATTACTAACGTTCCAAAATCGGGTTGTGATAAAAGTAATTTAGATACGATAAGAATTATAGAAATTAATTGAATTGTGGAAGTTTTTTTGTTTTTTTCAGATAGATAAGAAGATAAATAGCAAGAAAAAGATATTTTTACTAGTTCAGAAGGCTGAATAAATGCAATTTTAATATTTATCCATCTTTTTGCTCCATGGTTTGATATTCCAAAATAATTCAATGTGAGCAATAATATTATGGAACATAATATTAATTTATTCTTATTCTTTTTCCACTTATATATAGGTACATTAAATACAAAAATCATACATAAGATGGATATGATTGAATGAATGAAGTTCTTCTTTAAAAAAGATAGATAATCTGTTCTTATTCGATTTCCAACAGATACGGAAGAAGAACCTACCATGATGATGCTAAAGATTAACAAAATGATCGTGACTGATAGAAGAGATCGATTATAGAGATGAGATTTTTTCATCTTTTGAATGCTTTCTTAAAGTTAAGAACCCAATTTTTTAGCTATTTCTGAAAAAACTGATCCTCGATGTTCGAAGTTAGAGAATTGATCCAAACTGGAGCAAGCTGGGGATAACAATATAATATCTCCTGATTCAGTATTCTTTGAAACTTTTAACATGCACTGTTCTAACGTATTTAATACGATACTATCGTTTCTCAATTTTCCGAACTTTAACTTGTCTTTTCCAAAACAATATATCCGTATCTTTTTTTTGTAAGATACGAATTCCTTTAAACGAGATATCTTTGACTTTCTTTTATCACCCCCTAATAGCAAATGTATCTTATTATTTGCTTTTATGCTCTTCAGAGCGGCAATTGTACTTTCTATATTGGTTGATTTTGAATCATTGATCCATATAACTCCATTTTTTTTGTGAACCACTTGTAATCTATGTGGTAAACCTGAATATCGAGATATAACAAAGAGACTTATATTGATTGGAATTCCGATAATTTCTGAAAGACAAAGTGTTGCTAGAAAATTCATATGATTGTGCTGTCCAATAATTTTGATAAATTTTATATGAATCAAATCTTTTTCAAATCTTTGAATTGTATTCTTTTTTGTGTTTAACCGGTAATCACCAGAATTAATTCCAAAACTCAAAAAATTTCTTTTATCGATTTCTTTTGGCCATATTCGATTATCCATGATATTGATAACACAATTTTTTGCAAAATCATAAATTTTTAGCTTTGCTGAAAGGTATTGATACATTCCGAATGGATATCGATCCATATGATTTTCTGAGATGTTCAAAATAACAGCTCCAATAGATTTAAGAGTACTCGTAATTTCCAATTGAAAACTGGACAATTCTAAGATATATATATCATAATCGTAATTCAATAATTCCAGTACAGGAACTCCTATATTTCCACCGAGCCCAACTTTTAAATTAGCTTTCTTAGCTATTTCCGTCAAAACAGAAGCTGTTGTACTTTTCCCGTTTGAACCAGTGATAGAAATGATCTTTTTATCTCGGTCCACTTCTCTACAAAAAAGTTCAATATCTCCTATTATCTCGATTCCTTTTCTATATGCTATTTGTATTTCTTCGTGTAATCGACTTACTCCTGGACTTAAGACAATTAGATCAGAACTAACAATCCATCCTCGATTCCAACTCCCAAAATGATAAATAACTCCTTCAGGAATGGAATGTTTCGTATATGAAGGATATTGAGTATCAATGACTTTTGGGAATATTTTTTTAGATAAGAAGAAATTAATACAAGATAAACCAGTTTTTCCTAATCCAATAATAACTACTTTTTTTCCAAAATAATTTACCATGTTATTAACAACCCAAAAATAGAAAACATTAAAGATATAATCCAAAATTTAAAAATAATTTCTGGTTCAGAATATCCTAACAGTTCATAATGATGATGTATAGGAGCCATTAAGTAAAACCTTTTATGAAATAATTTAAAATAAAATATTTGAAATATAACCGAACTTACTTCCACAGTAAAAATTCCACCGATAAGCAATAGATTTAATTCCTTTTCAAGTAACACAGATATCAATCCCATAGTACTTCCCAAAGACAACGATCCGACATCCCCCATGAATAACTTAGCTGGATGAATATTAAACCATAAAAAACCTGTACAAGATCCAATTATGGCAAAACACGCAATCGCTATTTCTGAATAATCTTTAATATTATGTAGATTATTAACTGTTAATTCAGAAGAAACAATATTTTGAGAACTTAGAATCGATATTACGGAAAATGAAAGATATACAAAAATTAGAGGCATTGAAACTAATCCATCTAATCCATCTGTTATATTTACTGCATTACTCATTCCAACTATTATAAGGTAAGAAATCATTACTCTTACAAATAAACATATGCTAGATCCAACAGAAATATCATCTTTTTTTAGAAAGTTGTTTGAAAAATCATTCGAAGTATATAAAAAAAATAACATAATTATTGTCAGTAAGGATTGCCAAAAATATTTCCATCCAGCTGTTAACCCTTTCGAATTTCTATAAACAATTTTTTTATAATCGTCTATAAAACCAATTAATCCGTAAAAAAATATGGAAAAAAATATATATTGGATATATTTGACATTGAGATTAGACCATAAAAACATTGAAGATAATACTGAGGATATTATCAATAATCCACCAAAAGTTGGTGTTTTTCTCTTTTTCAAGTGAGATTTAGGATTTTCTTCTCTAACTTTTTGAAAGAATTGAATTGACTTAAGCTTTCTAATAAAAACTGGTGCGAACAATGTGAAGAATATAGCTGAAGTTAAAAAACTTGCTAACATTCTAAATGTTAACTGAGAAAAAAAGATAAAATTTTCTGTGTTTTTTAATAACTTTTTTAATAAAAAAAATATCAAGAAAATTTTCTCCTTCTTATATCTTCGATAACTTCTTCCATTCTCATTTTTCTAGAACCTTTTATTAATATTGATATCTTCTCATGAATGGAAATTAGATAGATTAATTTTTTTGTTAATTTTTTTTTGGAATGAAAATGCATTCCATTTTGGAACGATTGGCTGATGAATAAACTGTACTTTCCAAAACTTATAATTGTGTTTAAGTTCTTGTTCTGAATTATTCTAGATATTTTTTTGTGATAGAAAGAAGAATACTGACCTAGTTCTAACATATCACCAACGACCAGTACTCGATACCCAGGCATTTTGGAAAGAACATCGATAGCTGATTTCATCGAACCAAAATTTGAGTTATATGTATCATCTAGTATAATTTTTTCAGAAGATATGTAAACCGGATACATTCTTCCATCTATGGGATGAAAATTTTTTAGTCCTTTCTCTATTTGATCAATTTTAGCTCCAACAGATATAGAAAGAGCTGCAGAGGCTATTGAATTTGAAATATTGTGTAATCCAGCTAAATGACTCGAAACTCTCGCTATTCCAAAAGGAGTATGAATATCAAATTTCATAAAAAAATTTTTTTCAGAGATTGTATTGGAGTAAAAATGAGATTTTTTCTTCTTTTTTAATGAAAAAAACCATACTTTAGAAAGATTACGAATCTTATGTTTCCAATGTTTAATATCATGGT encodes the following:
- the ftsA gene encoding cell division protein FtsA, with the protein product MAKIADKKLIVGLEIGTYKVSSLVGEILQDGTINVIGIGNVQSQGMNKGYVNNLESVVQCIRQVIEQAEMMADCQVSSVYLAISGKHINCQNEIGIVPILSKEEVTQEDVDNVVHTAKSVRIRDKYEILHVIPQEYAIDHQVGIRNPIGLSGVRIQAKVHIITCHVDMTKNLIKAVERCGIKVDQVIFSGLASSYSVLTEEERELGVCMIDIGGGTMDIAIYSGGSLRHTKVIPYAGNIVTSDIAYVFGTLMNDAEIIKIKYGCACSNLIDKEEQIEIPDISGRSSTKVLKRYSLSKVIEPRYMELLGFVNSEILRLQKQLRFQSDKRDMIKFGIVLTGGGSKIEGIIECAKTVFKTNQVRIGKPLNVAGSIKYAEESNYSTVIGLLHYGKYVYLQDESRCTKKTLLNTWLHKVINWIKREF
- a CDS encoding D-alanine--D-alanine ligase family protein, with amino-acid sequence MRYKELKVAILYGGNSSERTISLKSGKNIANSLKDLGIQSDLIDTKYQFSIDRIASVRYDKIFIALHGKNGEDGTIQRILDKFKMNYTGNGFYSSFIGTHKILTKKIWFSLKLPTAPFFYINKKSFFMQPRSAISSVFKKIGFPLIIKPDSEGSSIGVRKAFSLKEAERILVESFKYDQYIIIEKYIIGPEYTVSILNPYYILPSIKIDLYGDEIFSYGNKYDKFVEYICPGGSSQSKEILIKKIALAAYKAIGCFGLSRVDLKQNYDGNFYLLEINTVPGMTDRSLVKIAAEQSGMSFSKLVGKILY
- the murC gene encoding UDP-N-acetylmuramate--L-alanine ligase → MNLKELLSRNNPSKVKIYLIGIGGVGMGSLAKVLIESGYEIYGSDLLKNKMTDQLISMGAKINFFHRPKNVIGSDLIVISSAISQDNVEIVEAQKYNIPVFHRIEILSEIVKNRFSIVITGTHGKTTTTSMISEMLKNENFHPNYIIGGFSKSLKECAYWNERNEIVVIEMDESHPIFLQFDPSVLIVTGLEVDHINNYENSFKKLKHTFLKFIQKLSHFSKVILCIENSAIRSIIKNIHCQMITYGFRKDSHFRILSYEQKKNRCHFSILDPSHSIYSFQMNTPGVHNVLNATSTIILGKLFGIKEDRIQKSIKCFKGVSNRLDFLGKFILKNQDGNFCKFLLISDYGHHPNAIRFTIETIRVGWKRNRIIMIFQPHRYTRFQKFYNYFLNVLEKVDLLLITEICSSGEREISKLNVFSFHQEMKNRKKNTSFLFFKEDQLIDILKKVIQNKDIILVQSASEYDCIKICNTIKKISHPIGKYEI
- the murG gene encoding undecaprenyldiphospho-muramoylpentapeptide beta-N-acetylglucosaminyltransferase; translation: MNQIQKIIIISGGTGGHIFPGIIIAQHFRKIQWDVIWIGSKTGMERNIVPKYGFILETIKISRLKRRNFFQYFKKFFELVFSIIQSIKIIRKHKPNVVFGLGGYVSAPSGVASWICRIPMVLHEQNKVAGLTNRLLSKVASKILQAYPKTFSQAQTVGNPIRKEILSIPFAKYRIYERIGKVRVLVIGGSQGSDIFNKKIPKVASKICNKVLILHQTGLGKKSSTLERYKRLRVQENCYKTIEFIQDIASAYRWADILIGRSGAMTVSEIDSIGLPTIFVPYKHRDNHQYRNIEPLIKSGLIKIIEQSNFFSEKLINQLKKWNRDEISRISKKFKSILFVRNSEEKIVKNLIISSKK
- the ftsW gene encoding putative lipid II flippase FtsW, with the protein product MKKSHLYNRSLLSVTIILLIFSIIMVGSSSVSVGNRIRTDYLSFLKKNFIHSIISILCMIFVFNVPIYKWKKNKNKLILCSIILLLTLNYFGISNHGAKRWINIKIAFIQPSELVKISFSCYLSSYLSEKNKKTSTIQLISIILIVSKLLLSQPDFGTLVILYSSLLFMLFLIGKNFLFLSASSAIFTTIVLSLIYFRSYRAKRLISFLNPWSNYLGDGYQLVHSMLSFGRGKMFGQGIGNSIQKINFLPEPHTDFIISIIGEELGYLGIAMIVISLFFIFFQGMNIGRNALKDFQYFSGFLAYSISLLIIIQSIINIGSSIGILPIKGTTLPIISYGGSSKLITCIKIAILLRIDFETKMNKIQAFRR
- the murD gene encoding UDP-N-acetylmuramoyl-L-alanine--D-glutamate ligase, producing MVNYFGKKVVIIGLGKTGLSCINFFLSKKIFPKVIDTQYPSYTKHSIPEGVIYHFGSWNRGWIVSSDLIVLSPGVSRLHEEIQIAYRKGIEIIGDIELFCREVDRDKKIISITGSNGKSTTASVLTEIAKKANLKVGLGGNIGVPVLELLNYDYDIYILELSSFQLEITSTLKSIGAVILNISENHMDRYPFGMYQYLSAKLKIYDFAKNCVINIMDNRIWPKEIDKRNFLSFGINSGDYRLNTKKNTIQRFEKDLIHIKFIKIIGQHNHMNFLATLCLSEIIGIPINISLFVISRYSGLPHRLQVVHKKNGVIWINDSKSTNIESTIAALKSIKANNKIHLLLGGDKRKSKISRLKEFVSYKKKIRIYCFGKDKLKFGKLRNDSIVLNTLEQCMLKVSKNTESGDIILLSPACSSLDQFSNFEHRGSVFSEIAKKLGS
- the mraY gene encoding phospho-N-acetylmuramoyl-pentapeptide-transferase; its protein translation is MLASFLTSAIFFTLFAPVFIRKLKSIQFFQKVREENPKSHLKKRKTPTFGGLLIISSVLSSMFLWSNLNVKYIQYIFFSIFFYGLIGFIDDYKKIVYRNSKGLTAGWKYFWQSLLTIIMLFFLYTSNDFSNNFLKKDDISVGSSICLFVRVMISYLIIVGMSNAVNITDGLDGLVSMPLIFVYLSFSVISILSSQNIVSSELTVNNLHNIKDYSEIAIACFAIIGSCTGFLWFNIHPAKLFMGDVGSLSLGSTMGLISVLLEKELNLLLIGGIFTVEVSSVIFQIFYFKLFHKRFYLMAPIHHHYELLGYSEPEIIFKFWIISLMFSIFGLLITW
- the murF gene encoding UDP-N-acetylmuramoyl-tripeptide--D-alanyl-D-alanine ligase, giving the protein MFQTDLKKIASIVSGNLQKISCSHASKLIIQKISTNSRNFRSCSLFIAIKGKNFDGHHFAKQSVKNGSLAILSEKILSIDHPQIIVENTIHAIERLASWIRKKSLAKFIAITGSSGKTSVKEMTHTILSQVGSTISTKKNNNNSLGVLLTLLRVNEFHQYVVIEIGASQLGEIKFSSKIVNPDVVLINNLFASHLKGFGSFSNLSRAKSEIFFGLSKFNTAVINLDNHDIKHWKHKIRNLSKVWFFSLKKKKKSHFYSNTISEKNFFMKFDIHTPFGIARVSSHLAGLHNISNSIASAALSISVGAKIDQIEKGLKNFHPIDGRMYPVYISSEKIILDDTYNSNFGSMKSAIDVLSKMPGYRVLVVGDMLELGQYSSFYHKKISRIIQNKNLNTIISFGKYSLFISQSFQNGMHFHSKKKLTKKLIYLISIHEKISILIKGSRKMRMEEVIEDIRRRKFS